Proteins from one Paraburkholderia acidisoli genomic window:
- a CDS encoding AIDA repeat-containing protein: protein MSRLLAGLFSLLGLHAVIATPALAQTSNPPSFTADVTSGHTVIGETVTSGTQAIENAGSAISVSVGDSGLQFVSAGGSTNATSVNSGGTQTVRGTATATTVYAGGTQNVSSGVASSTTVNSGGTQNLSGGTATSTTINAGGAQNLWAATVTSSTVNGSEDVYSAGHANSSTINGGGMQTVHSAGSAATTVVNYGGAQVVLGGGTATGVTVSGGGHEVVSAGAYVSGLTLSSGSTLAATTSGTIYGTNANGTSFSTTGGAATGYVLTDGSKLDVLLGQRSSGTVVSAGGNENVFVGGSAANTQILGGTQNVSGGTATSSTVTSNGTQNITGGFATYSNVRSGGTQTVSGAGTAVSATVSSGGSQVVSNGGSASFTTVGYGGSQSVAGGTATSTTVNSGGSVGVSSGGTLNTVRVNSGASVNVQAGGYVSGSVLSGTNTYYATQSVAGVESGTTVGPASVDTVQAGGVANATLVSGTYATQYVNSGGATNFAVVSSGGNVDVRSGASATSGTVNSGGTFTVESGGTATGIVQNAGGGLVATTSSTVLNGTNTRADNGNAFTIQDNVASHTQIVGTGHLTALSGGTAQDTMYSAGGILQVDAAGTADVVSQGSGGQIITNTSATITNASTTASGSFYVSNNVASNVVLDGGAAKLTVNSGGFASQTTLIAGTLQVDAGGSADVVSQGAGGGLITNTSAVITNGTNRNGNFTVSGNVASNAVIEYTGVLTVLSGGSATVTEVGSGGNTIVNSGGIATTTRVDNNGRFEVDAGGLADGVVVSAGGALVTNTNATIVNASNKSSTFTVSGNVATNVILENGGQLTVLSSGTASNTLVSSGGNLTVSGGVANNATITSYGTAVVSGGTLNSAVVSSLGTLTAAGGVTNDTVASTGGTVYVRGGVTNNTTIGSGAVEYVSGGVASGTTVQTGGVENVTGGTTSGTLISGGTQNISGGTTYDTNFRSGALNVSGGVASNTSAATGTTVNVVGGTTVGTQLASGSTEAVTSGTANSTVVNSGATQTIAQYARASGTQIQGGGTETVSGSSYGAVVSSGGHQNVNGSAASTTGATVLAGGTIALANSASANSAQIQGGTLSVATGTRASYSNVTSGGTLSILNGGSGSYNTVGSGGTEVVSNGGVATGDSLVGGTQTIQSGGVAKSTTIGLNGEQDVLAGAVASGTTVSSGGLQDVSGGVASGTTVQGGTQSVEAGGVVSSTTIYSGSQTVSSGGTASGTAVYGGIEQVLAGGHASGGTVNGGGTVAVASGGAVSGLTMNSGGALTLTGGGTALGVTENSGAILTADTAGLLSGTGPNGSSFRISANVASGVQIMNGGSLTVLSGGSSLNTVVGSAGQENVQSGGVTSGASVQAHGTQQVQAGARAVSATVAGTQTVDGTASGTIVTAGGNQNVDDNASASGTVIKTGGTMTISAGGASTNAVISGGTQNVQNGATASGTTISAGTQTVDGMATGTVVSGGTQNVSADGEADGTQLYANGSQSVLGTANSTSVHSGGTQTVSGDGYADSTQVLAGGVASAVSGGSLGGTVVSSGGRAILGDGGSSFATTVLSGGAQSVLAGGEADFTTVSGGGRLNVTANGSAGAASVLSGGTLAVSAGATATDVDQRAGAALITDTGANVDGQNANGAFSIISGVASNVLAENGGSLNVASGGSAQATTVGSGGTQNVASGGAASGTLVSSGGTETVANGGSTSATTVFSGGTQAVASGGAASGSVLSGGAQNVAGSATDTVVAGGGTQTLLSGASADNTSVGSGGAQVLSGGVANGTTVTTGGMQMVSAGSAVGTVLSGGSQGVGYLGSASDTTVGSGGTQTVALGGTATGTDVQSGGAQTVFMGGTVASAHIESGAQQNVGAGGVASGSTVDAGATQVVSGTVVDTVLSGTQTLYGNASGTTVAGSGAQQNVMSGGSATGGSVDDGGTQTVASGGTADGAAIGASGTQNVSGTATNTVVSGGAQNVATGGVAIGATFDGGTQTVSGTASGTTLNGATQTVAAGGTAAGTSVNSDSVQTVASLGSATGTTVSSGGAQNVLAGGVASGTSLEAGAQLTLTGGGLVDGLDQQAGATLVADTSGTILHGSNTSGAFSVQNNVASGVLVENGGGFTVLAGGSAFGDYVGSGGTETVASGGMASGTTVSGGTQSVAGTASGTVVGAGGTVDVASGGVANDTLVASGGAMHVSGVASGTQIGASGTVDVASGGHANATQITSGGTLTVSSGGAVSATQIGAGALETIASGGLSQDATVSSGGTQSVAAGGTASGTTVSGGGLQDVQSGGVAAGTQVQSGGLQNVQAGGSAVLTLVGSGGTQYVQTSGTALNTTVASGGTQNVASGGIASGTLVSAGGTQNVSAGGSAGAVTVASGGTQYVSSGGVASGVAVTDGGTQSVVSGGAASGTNVSSGGTQAISSGGSATSSVVSSGGSQTVVSGGAASGTLVLSGGQITVSSGGTGGSITVLGGGSATVTDAGSATIAQSAGAAFTGNTSASVSGSNASGAFQVAANSASNVLVENGGTFTVLSGGVAHGTNVGSGGTEVVSAGGLAQGSLISGGTQTVSSGGGAVSATVSGGGTQQIAAGASAQGTLVSAGGTQTVAGVASSTTVAGGAQNVSSGGVAQTTVVSSGGTQTVSSGGVANQTTLATSGTQTLLEGAVASTTVVNSGGTQNVLAGGVANDTTINAGGLQYVDGVVMGYANNAVVNSGGVQQVAFGGTATGTLVNSGGLQEVQADAIANQTTLAGGTQVVSSGGTATDTTVDAGGTQLVHSGSTVSNTVVNSGGTLTGDGDVAGVTVTSGGLVQNLASASQGIVANGGTVQVDTSTAANVAVNAGATLYGSGTLTGNATINAGGTLAAKTPGSQFHIAGNLAMNDGAQFVVSATAAGQAGSVAVNGDVTLAASGTNGGAKVVVSAGPDNWKPNTTVAILTYTGTRTGEFAGVTTDYAYLAPTLSYAGQEVDLTLNIASIFWQTGLFAGFGMVGQNQNQLQVASALNRIYAKGAGGNDVTAALLMQSTAGARSALTQMAGDEGANLLRVARQNTEALQNTVGDRLTAASMARPSNDLWAQVRYGQSHNSGDSSVGSSALDVRTSSLTIGYDRVVLRDVRVGVAVDADYSDLGFNEPGASGHANGWQALVYGAWTPAEQPFFARAMVGTGRWADSVNRSVTLGTLNGNPRGSVQTQSTTAYAEGGLSLHLRDDMTLQPYVGVRFGHYGQAGYTESGGGLFDLAYQGTGQAATTGVAGVRYLFTQQRSGGGTNTWEVDANVQQRFGSTSQTVNASFASAPDYVYQAGGTPLARTIAHVGTGGEWTVGKHASVFARVSADLGNHEQNYSGVAGLNWKW from the coding sequence GTGTCTCGCCTGCTCGCGGGCCTGTTTTCGCTGCTCGGGCTGCATGCGGTCATCGCCACGCCCGCGCTCGCGCAAACCTCGAATCCGCCGAGTTTCACCGCCGACGTCACGAGCGGCCACACCGTCATCGGCGAAACGGTGACGAGCGGCACGCAAGCCATCGAGAACGCCGGGTCCGCGATCAGCGTCAGCGTCGGCGACAGCGGCCTGCAGTTTGTTTCCGCCGGCGGCAGCACGAACGCCACGAGCGTGAACAGCGGCGGCACGCAAACCGTGCGCGGCACCGCCACGGCAACCACGGTCTACGCGGGCGGCACGCAGAACGTGTCGAGCGGCGTGGCCTCCTCGACCACGGTCAACTCGGGCGGCACGCAAAACCTCTCGGGCGGCACGGCCACCTCGACCACGATCAACGCGGGCGGCGCGCAAAACCTCTGGGCCGCCACCGTGACCTCGTCGACGGTGAATGGCTCCGAAGACGTGTATTCGGCCGGCCACGCCAACTCGTCGACGATCAACGGCGGCGGCATGCAGACCGTGCACAGCGCGGGCAGCGCGGCCACCACCGTCGTCAACTACGGCGGCGCCCAGGTCGTGCTGGGCGGCGGCACCGCCACGGGCGTGACGGTCTCGGGCGGCGGCCACGAAGTCGTTTCCGCCGGCGCCTACGTGAGCGGCCTCACGCTCTCGTCGGGGTCGACGCTGGCCGCGACCACCTCGGGCACGATCTACGGCACCAACGCCAACGGCACCAGCTTCAGCACGACGGGCGGCGCGGCCACCGGTTACGTGCTCACCGACGGCAGCAAACTCGACGTGCTTTTGGGGCAACGCTCCAGCGGCACCGTCGTGAGCGCGGGCGGCAACGAAAACGTGTTCGTCGGCGGCTCGGCCGCGAACACGCAGATTCTGGGCGGCACGCAAAACGTGAGCGGCGGCACCGCGACCTCGTCGACGGTCACGAGCAACGGCACACAGAACATCACGGGCGGCTTCGCGACTTACTCGAACGTGCGCAGCGGCGGCACGCAAACGGTCTCGGGCGCGGGCACCGCGGTCTCGGCCACGGTCAGCTCGGGCGGCAGCCAGGTCGTATCGAATGGCGGATCGGCGTCGTTCACCACGGTCGGCTACGGCGGCAGCCAGAGCGTCGCGGGCGGCACGGCCACCTCGACCACGGTCAACTCGGGCGGCAGCGTGGGCGTCTCGAGCGGCGGCACGCTCAACACGGTGCGCGTGAACTCGGGCGCTTCGGTGAACGTGCAGGCGGGCGGCTATGTGAGCGGCTCGGTGCTGAGCGGCACCAACACGTACTACGCCACGCAGTCGGTGGCGGGCGTGGAAAGCGGCACCACGGTCGGCCCGGCTTCGGTCGACACGGTGCAGGCGGGCGGCGTCGCGAACGCCACGCTCGTGAGCGGCACGTACGCCACGCAATACGTCAACTCGGGCGGCGCGACCAACTTCGCGGTCGTCTCGAGCGGCGGCAACGTGGACGTGCGTTCGGGCGCGAGCGCGACCTCGGGCACCGTGAATTCGGGCGGCACCTTCACGGTCGAGTCGGGCGGCACGGCCACCGGCATCGTGCAGAACGCGGGCGGCGGCCTCGTGGCCACGACCTCCTCAACGGTGCTCAACGGCACCAACACGCGCGCGGACAACGGCAACGCCTTCACGATCCAGGACAACGTCGCGTCGCACACGCAGATCGTCGGCACCGGTCATCTCACGGCGCTTTCGGGCGGCACCGCGCAAGACACCATGTACTCGGCGGGCGGCATTCTCCAGGTGGACGCGGCCGGTACCGCCGATGTCGTGAGCCAGGGCTCCGGCGGCCAGATCATCACCAATACCTCCGCGACGATCACGAACGCGTCGACCACGGCGAGCGGCAGCTTCTACGTTTCGAACAACGTGGCGTCGAACGTGGTGCTCGACGGCGGCGCGGCCAAGCTGACCGTGAACAGCGGCGGCTTCGCGAGCCAGACCACGCTGATCGCCGGCACGCTCCAGGTGGACGCGGGCGGCTCGGCCGACGTGGTGTCGCAAGGCGCCGGCGGCGGCCTCATCACCAACACCTCGGCGGTCATCACCAACGGCACGAACCGCAACGGCAACTTCACGGTGTCGGGCAACGTGGCGAGCAACGCGGTGATCGAATACACCGGCGTACTCACCGTGCTGTCGGGCGGCAGCGCGACGGTCACGGAGGTGGGCAGCGGCGGCAACACCATCGTCAACAGCGGCGGCATCGCCACGACCACGCGGGTCGACAACAACGGCCGCTTCGAAGTGGATGCGGGCGGTCTCGCGGACGGCGTGGTGGTCTCGGCGGGCGGCGCGCTCGTCACCAACACCAACGCGACCATCGTCAACGCGAGCAACAAGAGCAGCACCTTCACGGTAAGCGGCAACGTCGCCACCAACGTGATCCTCGAAAACGGCGGCCAGCTGACCGTGCTGTCGAGCGGCACCGCGTCGAACACGCTCGTCAGCAGCGGCGGCAATCTCACGGTGTCGGGCGGCGTGGCCAACAACGCCACGATCACGTCCTACGGCACGGCCGTCGTGAGCGGCGGCACGCTCAACAGCGCGGTGGTGAGCAGCCTCGGCACGCTCACCGCGGCGGGCGGCGTGACCAACGACACGGTTGCATCGACGGGCGGCACGGTCTACGTGCGCGGCGGCGTGACCAACAACACGACCATCGGCAGCGGCGCGGTCGAATACGTCTCGGGCGGCGTGGCGAGCGGCACGACCGTCCAGACGGGCGGCGTCGAAAACGTGACCGGCGGCACGACCAGCGGCACGCTCATTTCGGGCGGCACCCAGAACATTTCGGGCGGCACGACCTACGACACGAACTTCCGTAGCGGCGCGCTCAACGTGTCGGGCGGCGTGGCGAGCAACACCAGCGCGGCCACCGGCACGACCGTCAACGTGGTGGGCGGCACGACCGTGGGCACGCAACTGGCCTCGGGCTCGACCGAAGCCGTGACGAGCGGCACGGCGAACAGCACCGTTGTCAACAGCGGCGCGACCCAGACGATCGCGCAGTACGCGCGCGCCTCGGGCACGCAAATCCAGGGCGGCGGCACGGAAACCGTGAGCGGTTCGAGCTATGGCGCGGTGGTGTCGTCGGGCGGTCACCAGAACGTCAACGGCAGCGCCGCCAGCACGACGGGGGCCACGGTGCTCGCGGGCGGCACGATCGCGCTCGCCAACAGCGCTTCGGCGAACAGCGCGCAAATCCAGGGCGGCACGCTCTCGGTTGCCACGGGCACGCGCGCGTCGTACAGCAATGTCACCTCGGGCGGCACGCTGTCGATCCTGAACGGCGGCTCGGGCAGCTACAACACGGTCGGCTCGGGCGGCACCGAAGTCGTCTCCAACGGCGGCGTCGCGACCGGCGACAGCCTCGTGGGGGGCACCCAAACCATCCAGTCGGGCGGCGTCGCCAAGTCGACCACCATCGGCCTGAACGGCGAACAGGACGTACTCGCGGGCGCGGTGGCGAGCGGCACGACCGTTTCGTCAGGCGGCCTGCAAGACGTGAGCGGCGGCGTGGCGAGCGGCACGACCGTGCAAGGCGGCACGCAGTCGGTGGAAGCTGGCGGCGTGGTGTCGTCGACCACGATCTACAGCGGCTCGCAAACCGTCAGCTCGGGCGGCACCGCGAGCGGCACGGCCGTGTACGGCGGTATCGAACAAGTGCTCGCGGGCGGCCACGCCTCGGGCGGCACGGTCAATGGCGGCGGCACGGTCGCGGTGGCGTCGGGCGGCGCGGTATCGGGCCTGACGATGAATTCCGGCGGCGCGCTCACGCTCACGGGCGGCGGCACGGCGCTCGGCGTGACCGAAAATTCCGGCGCGATTCTCACCGCCGATACGGCGGGCCTGCTCTCGGGCACCGGCCCGAACGGCTCGTCGTTCCGTATCAGCGCCAATGTGGCCTCGGGCGTGCAGATCATGAACGGCGGCAGCCTCACGGTGCTGTCGGGCGGTTCGTCGCTCAACACCGTGGTCGGCAGCGCCGGCCAGGAAAACGTGCAGTCGGGCGGCGTGACGAGCGGCGCGAGCGTGCAGGCGCACGGCACCCAGCAGGTTCAGGCGGGCGCGCGAGCCGTTTCGGCAACGGTCGCGGGCACCCAGACCGTGGATGGCACCGCCAGCGGCACCATCGTGACGGCGGGCGGCAACCAGAACGTCGACGACAACGCGAGCGCCTCCGGCACCGTGATCAAGACGGGCGGCACGATGACGATTTCGGCGGGCGGCGCATCGACCAATGCCGTGATCTCGGGCGGCACGCAAAACGTGCAGAACGGCGCCACGGCGTCCGGCACCACCATCAGCGCGGGCACGCAGACCGTGGACGGCATGGCGACCGGCACGGTCGTGAGCGGCGGCACGCAGAACGTGAGCGCGGACGGCGAGGCCGACGGCACGCAGCTCTACGCGAACGGCTCGCAAAGCGTGCTCGGCACGGCCAACTCGACCTCGGTGCATTCGGGCGGCACGCAAACCGTGAGCGGCGACGGCTATGCCGACAGCACGCAGGTGCTGGCGGGCGGCGTGGCGAGCGCGGTGTCGGGCGGTTCGCTCGGCGGCACGGTGGTTTCCAGCGGCGGCCGGGCGATCCTCGGCGACGGCGGCTCGTCGTTCGCGACCACGGTGCTGTCCGGCGGCGCGCAGAGCGTGCTCGCGGGCGGCGAAGCCGACTTCACCACCGTCTCGGGCGGCGGCCGTCTGAACGTGACGGCCAACGGCAGCGCGGGCGCGGCTTCGGTGCTGAGCGGCGGCACGCTGGCGGTTTCGGCGGGCGCCACGGCAACGGATGTCGATCAACGAGCGGGCGCGGCACTGATCACCGACACGGGCGCGAACGTCGACGGCCAGAACGCCAACGGCGCGTTCTCGATCATCAGCGGCGTGGCGAGCAACGTGCTCGCCGAAAACGGCGGCTCGCTCAACGTGGCCTCGGGCGGCAGCGCGCAAGCCACCACGGTGGGCTCGGGCGGCACGCAGAACGTCGCTTCGGGCGGCGCGGCCAGCGGCACGCTGGTGTCGAGCGGCGGCACGGAAACGGTCGCCAACGGCGGCAGCACGAGCGCCACGACGGTGTTCTCGGGCGGCACGCAAGCAGTCGCCTCGGGCGGCGCGGCCAGCGGCTCGGTGCTCTCGGGCGGCGCGCAAAACGTGGCGGGCAGCGCGACGGATACGGTCGTCGCGGGCGGCGGCACGCAAACGCTCCTGAGCGGCGCCAGCGCCGACAACACGAGCGTCGGTTCGGGCGGCGCGCAGGTGCTGAGCGGCGGCGTCGCGAACGGCACGACGGTCACGACGGGCGGCATGCAGATGGTCTCGGCGGGCAGCGCGGTCGGCACCGTGCTCTCGGGCGGCAGCCAGGGCGTGGGTTACCTCGGCTCCGCCAGCGACACGACGGTGGGCAGCGGCGGCACGCAAACGGTCGCGCTCGGCGGCACGGCCACCGGCACCGACGTGCAGTCGGGCGGCGCGCAAACCGTCTTCATGGGCGGCACGGTCGCGTCGGCGCATATCGAAAGCGGCGCGCAGCAGAACGTCGGCGCCGGTGGCGTGGCGTCGGGCAGCACGGTCGATGCGGGCGCGACGCAGGTCGTCTCGGGCACGGTGGTCGACACCGTGCTGTCCGGCACGCAAACGCTCTACGGCAATGCTTCGGGCACGACCGTGGCGGGTTCGGGCGCGCAACAGAACGTGATGTCGGGCGGCTCGGCCACGGGTGGCAGCGTCGACGACGGCGGCACGCAAACGGTCGCTTCCGGCGGCACGGCCGACGGCGCGGCGATCGGCGCGAGCGGCACGCAGAACGTCTCGGGCACGGCCACCAACACGGTCGTCTCGGGCGGCGCGCAGAACGTCGCAACGGGCGGCGTCGCGATCGGCGCGACCTTCGACGGCGGCACGCAAACCGTCTCGGGCACCGCCAGCGGCACCACGCTCAACGGCGCGACGCAAACCGTCGCGGCGGGCGGCACGGCCGCGGGCACGAGCGTCAACAGCGATTCCGTGCAGACGGTCGCGAGCCTCGGCTCGGCAACCGGCACGACCGTCAGCTCGGGCGGCGCGCAGAACGTGCTCGCGGGCGGTGTCGCGAGCGGCACGTCGCTGGAAGCGGGCGCGCAACTCACGCTCACGGGCGGCGGTCTCGTCGACGGTCTCGATCAGCAGGCGGGCGCCACGCTCGTCGCCGATACCTCGGGCACGATCCTGCACGGCAGCAACACCTCGGGCGCCTTCTCGGTGCAGAACAACGTCGCCTCGGGCGTACTCGTCGAAAACGGCGGCGGCTTCACGGTGCTCGCGGGCGGCAGCGCCTTCGGCGACTACGTGGGCAGCGGCGGCACGGAAACGGTCGCCTCGGGCGGCATGGCGAGCGGCACGACGGTCTCGGGCGGCACGCAAAGCGTGGCGGGCACGGCCAGCGGCACGGTCGTGGGCGCGGGCGGCACGGTCGACGTGGCCTCGGGCGGCGTCGCCAACGACACGCTCGTCGCGAGCGGCGGCGCGATGCACGTTTCGGGCGTGGCGAGCGGCACGCAGATCGGCGCGAGCGGTACCGTCGACGTCGCTTCCGGCGGCCACGCGAACGCCACGCAGATCACGAGCGGCGGCACGCTCACGGTGTCGTCGGGCGGCGCGGTCAGCGCCACGCAGATCGGCGCGGGCGCGCTGGAAACGATCGCCTCGGGCGGTCTCTCGCAGGACGCCACGGTGTCGAGCGGCGGCACGCAGTCGGTCGCGGCCGGCGGCACGGCGAGCGGCACGACGGTGTCGGGCGGCGGCTTGCAAGACGTGCAATCGGGCGGCGTCGCGGCGGGCACGCAAGTGCAGTCGGGCGGCTTGCAGAACGTGCAGGCGGGCGGCAGCGCGGTGCTCACGCTGGTCGGCAGCGGCGGCACCCAATACGTGCAGACGAGCGGCACCGCGCTGAACACGACGGTGGCGAGCGGCGGCACGCAGAACGTGGCCTCGGGCGGCATCGCCTCGGGCACGCTGGTGAGCGCGGGCGGCACGCAGAACGTCTCGGCGGGCGGCAGCGCGGGCGCGGTCACGGTCGCGAGCGGCGGCACGCAGTACGTGTCGTCGGGCGGCGTGGCAAGCGGCGTGGCGGTCACCGACGGCGGCACGCAGTCGGTCGTCTCGGGCGGCGCGGCGAGCGGCACGAACGTGTCGAGCGGCGGCACCCAGGCGATCTCGTCGGGCGGCAGCGCCACCAGCTCGGTGGTGTCGAGCGGCGGTTCGCAAACCGTGGTCTCGGGCGGCGCGGCCAGCGGCACGCTGGTGCTCTCGGGCGGCCAGATCACGGTCTCGAGCGGCGGCACGGGTGGCAGCATCACCGTGCTCGGCGGCGGCTCCGCCACGGTCACGGACGCGGGCAGCGCCACCATCGCGCAAAGCGCGGGCGCGGCCTTCACCGGCAACACCTCGGCCAGCGTGAGCGGCAGCAACGCGAGCGGCGCGTTCCAGGTGGCGGCCAATTCGGCCAGCAACGTGCTGGTCGAAAACGGCGGCACCTTCACGGTGCTCTCGGGCGGCGTCGCGCACGGCACGAACGTCGGCTCGGGCGGCACGGAAGTCGTCTCGGCGGGCGGCCTCGCGCAAGGCTCGCTGATCTCGGGCGGCACGCAAACCGTCTCGTCGGGCGGCGGCGCGGTGAGCGCCACGGTCAGCGGCGGCGGCACCCAGCAGATCGCGGCGGGCGCGAGCGCGCAAGGCACGCTGGTTTCGGCGGGCGGCACGCAAACCGTGGCGGGCGTGGCGAGCAGCACCACGGTCGCGGGCGGCGCGCAGAACGTCTCCTCGGGCGGCGTCGCGCAAACCACCGTGGTGTCGAGCGGCGGCACGCAAACCGTCTCGTCGGGCGGCGTGGCCAACCAGACGACGCTCGCCACGAGCGGCACGCAAACGCTGCTCGAAGGCGCGGTCGCGAGCACCACGGTCGTCAACAGCGGCGGCACGCAGAACGTGCTGGCGGGCGGCGTGGCGAACGACACGACCATCAACGCGGGCGGCTTGCAGTATGTCGACGGCGTAGTCATGGGCTACGCGAACAACGCCGTGGTCAACAGCGGCGGCGTGCAGCAGGTGGCGTTCGGCGGCACGGCCACGGGCACGCTCGTGAACAGCGGCGGCTTGCAGGAAGTGCAGGCCGACGCCATCGCCAACCAGACGACGCTCGCGGGCGGCACGCAGGTGGTCAGCTCGGGCGGCACGGCCACCGACACGACCGTCGACGCGGGCGGCACGCAGCTCGTGCACTCGGGCAGCACGGTGTCGAACACCGTGGTGAACAGCGGCGGCACGCTCACCGGCGACGGCGACGTGGCCGGCGTCACGGTCACGAGCGGCGGCCTCGTGCAGAACCTCGCGAGCGCGAGCCAGGGCATTGTCGCGAACGGCGGCACCGTGCAGGTCGATACCAGCACGGCGGCGAACGTGGCGGTGAACGCGGGCGCCACGCTCTACGGCAGCGGCACGCTCACGGGCAACGCCACGATCAACGCGGGCGGCACGCTCGCCGCGAAGACGCCGGGCAGCCAGTTCCATATCGCCGGCAATCTGGCGATGAACGACGGCGCGCAGTTCGTGGTGAGCGCGACGGCGGCGGGTCAGGCGGGCAGCGTGGCTGTCAACGGCGACGTCACGCTGGCGGCGAGCGGCACGAACGGCGGCGCGAAGGTCGTCGTCAGCGCGGGTCCGGACAACTGGAAACCGAACACGACGGTCGCGATCCTGACGTACACGGGCACGCGCACCGGCGAGTTCGCGGGCGTCACGACCGACTACGCGTACCTCGCGCCCACGCTGAGCTACGCGGGCCAGGAAGTGGATCTCACGCTGAACATCGCGTCGATCTTCTGGCAGACGGGCCTGTTCGCGGGCTTCGGCATGGTCGGCCAGAACCAGAACCAGTTGCAGGTGGCGAGCGCGCTCAACCGCATCTACGCAAAGGGCGCGGGCGGCAACGACGTCACGGCGGCCTTGCTGATGCAATCGACGGCGGGCGCGCGCAGCGCGCTCACGCAGATGGCCGGCGACGAAGGCGCGAACCTGCTGCGCGTGGCGCGTCAGAACACCGAGGCGCTGCAGAACACCGTGGGCGATCGCCTGACGGCGGCTTCGATGGCGCGTCCGTCGAACGATCTGTGGGCGCAGGTGCGCTACGGCCAGTCGCACAATTCGGGCGATTCGTCGGTCGGCAGTTCGGCGCTCGACGTGCGCACGAGTTCGCTCACGATCGGCTACGACCGCGTGGTGTTGCGCGACGTGCGGGTGGGCGTGGCCGTGGATGCGGACTACAGCGATCTCGGCTTCAACGAGCCGGGCGCGAGCGGTCATGCGAACGGCTGGCAGGCACTCGTGTACGGCGCGTGGACGCCGGCGGAACAACCGTTCTTCGCCCGCGCCATGGTGGGCACGGGACGCTGGGCCGACTCGGTGAACCGCTCGGTCACGCTCGGCACGCTGAACGGCAACCCGCGCGGCAGCGTGCAGACGCAATCGACGACGGCTTATGCCGAAGGCGGTCTGAGCCTGCATCTGCGTGACGACATGACGCTGCAACCTTACGTGGGCGTGCGCTTCGGCCACTACGGCCAGGCGGGCTACACGGAAAGCGGCGGCGGTCTGTTCGATCTCGCCTACCAGGGCACCGGTCAGGCGGCCACGACGGGCGTGGCGGGCGTGCGCTACCTGTTCACGCAGCAGCGCAGCGGCGGCGGCACGAACACGTGGGAAGTGGACGCGAACGTGCAGCAGCGCTTCGGCAGCACGAGCCAGACGGTCAACGCGTCGTTCGCGAGCGCGCCCGACTATGTCTACCAGGCGGGCGGCACGCCGCTGGCGCGCACGATCGCTCACGTGGGCACGGGCGGCGAGTGGACGGTGGGCAAGCACGCCTCGGTGTTCGCGCGCGTTTCGGCGGACCTCGGCAACCACGAGCAGAACTACAGCGGCGTGGCGGGCTTGAACTGGAAGTGGTAA